A region of Deltaproteobacteria bacterium DNA encodes the following proteins:
- the guaA gene encoding glutamine-hydrolyzing GMP synthase: MNKILILDFGSQYTQLIARRIRENGVYSEIHPFNISLEKIKNFNAKAIILSGGPSSVYAADAPQMPAGFFDLKIPMLGICYGMQLMGKTLGGKVEAGLTREYGRARIEILKEGLLFSDRVDEGRMKVWMSHGDHVTQVPAGFEILAKSDNGLVAAMGSVASQHYAVQFHPEVTHTERGEQILKNFLFKIAGCKPDWNLEDFAQGEIERIRKQVGSAKVICATSGGVDSTVAAHLVHKAIGDQLTCIFINNGVLRKNEGEKVQKLFREHLHIPLQYIDASERFLKVLSGVEDPETKRKRIGNEFIYIFEEEAKKVRGSQFLVQGTLYPDVIESVSFKGPSAVIKSHHNVGGLPDKMGLQLIEPLRELFKDEVRVMGRKMGIPEELISRQPFPGPGLAIRILGDVTFERLEILRNADEIVVSEIRAAGWYTQVWQSFAVLLPIKTVGVMGDERTYENVIALRCVSSSDGMTADWVDLPTDLLSRISNRIINEVKGVNRVVYDISSKPPATIEWE; encoded by the coding sequence ATGAATAAAATCCTCATCCTCGATTTCGGTTCCCAATACACTCAACTCATCGCCCGCCGCATCCGTGAAAATGGGGTGTATAGCGAGATTCATCCTTTCAATATTTCTCTCGAAAAAATCAAAAATTTTAACGCAAAAGCCATTATCCTGTCTGGTGGACCTTCCAGCGTTTACGCTGCAGATGCCCCGCAAATGCCCGCGGGGTTTTTTGATTTAAAAATTCCCATGCTGGGGATTTGTTATGGCATGCAGTTGATGGGGAAAACTTTAGGTGGAAAAGTGGAAGCGGGTTTGACACGAGAGTATGGTCGGGCCCGGATTGAGATTTTGAAAGAGGGCCTGTTGTTTTCAGATAGGGTAGATGAGGGGAGGATGAAAGTTTGGATGAGCCACGGAGATCATGTTACTCAAGTGCCAGCGGGTTTCGAGATTCTTGCCAAATCCGACAATGGTCTTGTTGCTGCTATGGGATCTGTCGCTTCTCAACACTATGCGGTTCAGTTTCATCCCGAAGTAACGCATACGGAACGGGGAGAACAAATCCTCAAAAATTTTCTGTTTAAAATTGCCGGCTGCAAGCCCGACTGGAATCTGGAAGATTTTGCGCAAGGTGAAATCGAACGCATTCGCAAACAAGTAGGGTCGGCTAAAGTGATTTGTGCGACCTCAGGTGGCGTCGATTCTACGGTAGCGGCGCATCTTGTGCATAAAGCGATTGGCGACCAGCTCACCTGTATTTTTATCAACAACGGCGTGCTTCGAAAGAATGAAGGTGAAAAAGTTCAAAAACTTTTTAGAGAGCATCTGCACATCCCTCTGCAATACATTGATGCTTCTGAGAGATTCCTAAAAGTGTTAAGTGGCGTAGAAGACCCTGAGACAAAGCGTAAGCGGATTGGAAACGAATTCATCTACATTTTTGAAGAGGAAGCCAAGAAAGTTCGGGGTTCACAGTTTTTGGTTCAGGGGACTTTATATCCCGATGTGATAGAGAGCGTTTCCTTCAAAGGCCCGTCTGCCGTGATCAAATCTCATCACAACGTCGGTGGCTTGCCGGATAAAATGGGACTCCAATTGATAGAACCTTTGCGAGAGCTTTTTAAAGACGAAGTGCGCGTCATGGGCCGAAAAATGGGTATCCCCGAAGAGCTCATCAGCCGCCAGCCCTTTCCAGGGCCAGGTTTGGCCATTCGTATTTTAGGGGATGTTACATTCGAGCGTTTGGAAATTTTGCGCAACGCCGATGAAATTGTAGTGTCCGAAATTCGTGCGGCAGGCTGGTATACCCAGGTGTGGCAATCGTTTGCCGTCCTTTTGCCCATTAAAACCGTAGGAGTAATGGGGGATGAACGTACTTACGAAAACGTGATCGCCTTGCGTTGCGTGAGCAGCAGCGATGGCATGACCGCCGATTGGGTAGACTTGCCCACAGATTTGCTCTCGAGAATTTCAAATCGAATCATCAATGAAGTGAAGGGCGTGAATCGTGTGGTCTACGATATTTCGTCGAAACCTCCGGCTACGATTGAGTGGGAATAA
- a CDS encoding outer membrane beta-barrel protein gives MKNILSLLLLFLTLLIFSQNVQARHGYAFSAYGGGAFSLTNTFPDLDMGAGGGIALDWRFNQRWALSTRLAVFEHDGEGLSKGNNGMLFLNLPDVLLKFHFFGDEKRFDPYALAGIGLGVLTGGSKGDNSAGAGLTATVGIGADYYLSDSFSLGLSGEFKTFGLIRSDSESSALIFISALGHVSWHFK, from the coding sequence ATGAAGAACATATTATCACTACTCCTTTTGTTTTTAACTTTATTAATTTTTTCTCAAAATGTCCAAGCCCGCCACGGCTATGCCTTCTCCGCCTATGGTGGCGGGGCATTCAGTTTAACAAACACCTTTCCAGATTTAGATATGGGGGCAGGAGGAGGCATTGCCCTCGATTGGCGTTTCAACCAGCGCTGGGCCCTCAGCACACGCCTGGCGGTATTTGAGCATGACGGCGAAGGGCTTTCTAAAGGCAATAACGGGATGTTGTTTTTGAACTTGCCGGATGTGCTCTTGAAATTTCATTTTTTTGGGGATGAAAAAAGATTTGATCCTTATGCCTTGGCGGGGATTGGCTTGGGAGTACTGACGGGTGGCAGCAAAGGCGACAACTCCGCCGGAGCGGGGCTTACTGCAACGGTAGGAATAGGTGCAGATTATTATCTCAGTGATTCTTTTTCTTTGGGTCTCTCCGGCGAATTTAAAACCTTTGGTTTGATTCGTAGTGATTCGGAATCTTCGGCCCTCATCTTCATCTCGGCTTTGGGGCATGTGAGTTGGCATTTTAAATAA
- a CDS encoding phosphoribosylglycinamide formyltransferase produces the protein MSRLKLGVLVSGNGSNLQAILDAIGSGLLQAELRLVVSDNPKAYALERAQKAGIPFAIIEKKNFENKTLFEKALISFLKKAEVDWVVLAGFMKILSADFLNEFPSRIVNIHPSLLPTFPGLNAIEQAWNYGVKVTGCTVHLVDEGCDTGPILGQTPVLVEAEDNLESLTKKIHAAEHELYPRVLQNLVIKNSESCRGGASVPARTQPYFEPK, from the coding sequence ATGTCTCGACTCAAACTCGGAGTATTAGTTTCAGGAAATGGCAGCAATCTTCAAGCAATCCTGGATGCCATCGGTTCAGGCTTGCTGCAAGCGGAGCTGCGGCTTGTTGTATCCGATAATCCAAAAGCCTATGCACTAGAGCGCGCCCAAAAAGCAGGAATTCCTTTTGCGATTATAGAAAAAAAGAATTTTGAAAATAAAACTTTATTTGAAAAGGCACTCATCAGTTTTCTCAAAAAAGCAGAAGTCGATTGGGTGGTACTCGCCGGCTTCATGAAAATTTTAAGCGCAGATTTTTTGAATGAATTTCCTTCTCGAATAGTCAACATCCACCCTTCCCTACTCCCCACTTTTCCGGGTTTGAATGCGATTGAACAGGCCTGGAATTATGGAGTGAAGGTGACGGGCTGCACGGTGCATTTAGTGGACGAAGGTTGCGATACAGGCCCGATTTTGGGACAAACTCCAGTGTTAGTAGAAGCTGAAGATAATCTGGAAAGTTTAACAAAAAAAATTCATGCAGCGGAGCATGAGCTTTATCCGAGAGTACTGCAAAATTTAGTAATAAAGAATTCGGAATCCTGTAGGGGCGGTGCCTCTGTGCCCGCCCGCACTCAGCCGTACTTTGAGCCAAAATGA
- the purM gene encoding phosphoribosylformylglycinamidine cyclo-ligase, with the protein MLAHSITYKDAGVDIDAGNQFVQRIKPLIQKTQRTEVISSLGGYAGLFSINILKYKDPVLVSTTDGVGTKLKLALELGRYKGLGQDLVGMCVNDLLCVGAEPLFFLDYFATGKLDIDIAVEVIEGITECLKNINCTLIGGETAEMPGLYQTKDFDLAGFAVGIVNRGEMIDGSSISIGNKIIGLASSGVHSNGFSLVRKLIQEAQVNLEQHDNDLKQSLGAALLEPTRIYVNSILALKRQFNVLGLAHITGGGLLENPPRIFPKQCKGIFNLKSWERPLLFKKLQAWGNISEEEMLRVFNCGIGMILVVEANQAEEAVSRLAGLGEQAWIIGEIAERNAGEGAVSFVG; encoded by the coding sequence ATTTTGGCTCACTCTATTACCTACAAAGACGCAGGCGTCGACATTGATGCAGGCAACCAGTTTGTCCAGCGTATCAAACCCTTAATTCAAAAAACGCAGCGCACCGAAGTGATCTCCAGTCTGGGAGGTTATGCGGGGCTGTTTTCCATCAATATCCTGAAATATAAAGATCCTGTTTTGGTTTCCACCACCGATGGCGTAGGCACCAAACTGAAGCTTGCCTTGGAGTTGGGGCGCTACAAGGGTCTGGGTCAAGATTTGGTGGGAATGTGTGTGAACGATTTACTTTGTGTTGGGGCCGAACCCCTTTTCTTTCTGGATTATTTTGCCACCGGTAAATTGGATATTGATATCGCTGTCGAAGTCATCGAGGGCATCACGGAGTGTCTGAAAAATATCAACTGCACCCTCATCGGCGGTGAAACGGCTGAAATGCCGGGTTTGTATCAAACGAAAGATTTTGATCTTGCGGGCTTTGCCGTAGGCATCGTGAACCGCGGAGAAATGATCGATGGCTCCAGTATTTCTATCGGTAATAAAATTATTGGCTTGGCTTCCAGTGGAGTACATTCCAATGGTTTTTCCCTGGTGAGAAAACTGATTCAGGAGGCCCAGGTTAATCTTGAACAACACGATAACGATTTGAAACAAAGCCTGGGGGCAGCGCTCCTGGAACCCACTCGCATTTATGTCAATTCCATCCTTGCGCTCAAAAGACAATTCAACGTGTTGGGTTTGGCGCATATCACGGGAGGGGGCCTGCTTGAAAATCCTCCCCGCATCTTTCCCAAACAGTGCAAAGGCATTTTTAATTTAAAATCCTGGGAAAGGCCGCTGCTGTTTAAAAAGCTTCAGGCCTGGGGGAATATCAGTGAAGAAGAAATGTTGCGCGTCTTCAACTGCGGAATTGGAATGATTCTGGTGGTAGAGGCAAACCAGGCTGAGGAGGCGGTAAGCCGCCTGGCGGGCTTGGGAGAACAGGCCTGGATTATTGGGGAAATCGCAGAACGTAACGCGGGAGAAGGAGCGGTCTCTTTTGTGGGGTAA
- a CDS encoding menaquinone biosynthesis protein, whose product MLKIACVPYLNAKPLIASLDSKEFELFYQPPAQLEKILMQEKADLALLPILNYFENSRLKLVPGLCIGCRGTVESVKLFSSKPIQEVRHIYLDVESRTSQNLLKVILKEKYGRDLEGICFYGSLEERELIEAYLLIGDKAMIDPPQTSYEYDLGAEWTEWQKLPFVFAAWMSTRNLETTIAQVLQKALNKSFKYIDLLLNDFENGLGRERLRHYFTSSIHYIMGEEELRGITRFFELLKPIQGYTHELHFRFV is encoded by the coding sequence ATGCTAAAAATTGCCTGCGTCCCTTATCTGAATGCGAAACCTCTCATTGCGTCTTTGGATTCCAAAGAATTTGAATTATTTTATCAGCCGCCAGCCCAGTTGGAGAAAATATTGATGCAAGAAAAAGCAGACCTGGCCCTACTCCCCATCTTGAATTATTTCGAAAATTCCCGGTTAAAATTGGTCCCGGGTCTCTGCATTGGATGTAGGGGCACCGTTGAAAGTGTAAAACTTTTTTCCAGCAAGCCCATCCAGGAAGTAAGACATATTTATTTAGATGTAGAATCCAGAACTTCACAAAATTTATTGAAAGTAATTTTGAAGGAAAAATATGGGCGGGATTTGGAGGGGATTTGTTTTTATGGAAGTTTGGAGGAGAGGGAATTAATAGAAGCCTACCTTCTCATCGGTGACAAGGCAATGATAGATCCTCCTCAAACTTCCTATGAATACGATCTGGGAGCGGAATGGACCGAATGGCAAAAGCTTCCCTTCGTTTTCGCAGCTTGGATGAGTACTCGAAATTTGGAGACAACTATCGCTCAAGTGCTGCAAAAAGCCTTAAATAAAAGTTTTAAATATATCGATTTACTATTGAATGATTTTGAAAATGGACTGGGAAGAGAACGCTTAAGACATTACTTCACAAGCTCCATTCATTATATTATGGGCGAAGAAGAACTGAGAGGCATCACTCGTTTTTTTGAACTCCTAAAACCGATTCAAGGATATACCCATGAGCTCCATTTCCGCTTTGTATAA
- a CDS encoding DUF3467 domain-containing protein gives MEKQENTIQISAKDEDLKGIYSNNVMIQHGQGEFVLDFLSIFQPRGILASRIILSPAHAKSFLKALQQNIGLYEKKFGAIPEEEIAPRGMVN, from the coding sequence ATGGAAAAGCAAGAGAACACCATTCAGATTAGTGCAAAAGATGAAGATTTGAAAGGAATCTACTCCAACAACGTGATGATTCAACACGGGCAAGGCGAGTTTGTCCTGGATTTTTTAAGCATCTTTCAACCCCGGGGAATATTGGCTTCGCGCATTATCTTATCGCCGGCCCATGCGAAAAGTTTTTTGAAGGCCTTGCAGCAAAATATTGGGCTTTATGAAAAAAAATTTGGAGCGATTCCCGAAGAGGAAATTGCACCACGAGGAATGGTGAATTAG
- a CDS encoding DUF421 domain-containing protein produces MTQLWHDMMSLDLPILEKILRAVLVYAFLIVALRLAGKRELAQLNPFDLVVLLTLSNTVQNAIIGNDNSVSGGLIGAATLLGINYIVIRFLYSHDKIDRFVEGSPSLLIEDGKVIYSTLKEELITLAELEAAAHKQGFGSLSQIERGVLESGGSISFIGKQPNPDEIRHQELMLQLQDLKNEINNLKNRLVPKDSVELIDKKR; encoded by the coding sequence ATGACTCAACTTTGGCACGACATGATGAGCCTCGACCTCCCTATTTTGGAAAAAATTCTGCGCGCTGTTTTGGTTTATGCCTTCCTCATTGTCGCACTGCGACTTGCCGGAAAACGCGAGTTGGCGCAGCTCAACCCTTTCGATTTGGTGGTACTGCTCACCCTTTCCAATACGGTACAAAATGCCATTATCGGCAATGACAATTCGGTGAGCGGCGGATTAATTGGTGCAGCCACTTTATTGGGCATCAACTACATCGTGATTCGTTTTCTTTACAGCCATGATAAAATCGATCGTTTTGTAGAAGGTTCTCCCAGTTTACTGATTGAAGACGGAAAAGTTATCTATTCTACCCTTAAAGAGGAACTCATTACTCTGGCCGAACTGGAAGCCGCAGCCCATAAACAGGGCTTTGGATCCTTAAGCCAGATTGAAAGAGGGGTGTTAGAATCAGGGGGTTCTATTTCTTTTATCGGAAAACAGCCTAATCCGGATGAAATCCGGCATCAGGAATTAATGCTTCAGCTTCAAGATTTAAAAAATGAAATTAATAATTTAAAAAACCGACTTGTTCCCAAAGATTCTGTTGAGTTGATTGACAAAAAAAGGTGA
- the rodA gene encoding rod shape-determining protein RodA has product MQQLPLFSSSSRKKLFFRFPWGVFFIILLWVSLGLINLYSATYRFDQPGASLLFRSQLLWICIGLGLLFFLLWMDTHFFFEYSYLLYGFSILLLLLVFFFGRSVAGQQNWIVIGKFSFQPSELAKLAFILALSRFYSEKIPREGLSFKVLLLALLLLILPTSLILLQKDLGGSLFFILLFFTLTFFTPFKIRYVLLIFCVGALACFALYQWGLKPYQKDRIKIFMNPEKDPRGSGYHLMQSKIAVGSGGLIGKGYLKGNMNKLKFLPERHTDFIFPVLAEEWGFAGAALSLAVMLIFLLLGIEAAYQTKDAFGSLVSLGIVGLFFWHLVINLGGVLGLLPLTGVPLPFFSYGGSSVLTMMMAVGLLMNIRMGRYMF; this is encoded by the coding sequence ATGCAACAACTCCCCTTATTTTCATCTTCTTCCCGAAAAAAACTCTTTTTTCGTTTTCCCTGGGGAGTGTTTTTTATCATTCTTCTCTGGGTGTCTTTGGGGCTGATCAACTTATATAGTGCCACCTATCGTTTTGATCAGCCTGGGGCTTCACTTTTGTTTCGTTCCCAACTCCTTTGGATTTGTATCGGGCTGGGATTGCTCTTTTTTTTATTGTGGATGGATACCCATTTTTTCTTTGAATACTCTTATCTTTTATATGGATTTTCCATACTTTTATTGTTGCTTGTGTTTTTCTTTGGACGCAGCGTTGCGGGTCAGCAAAACTGGATTGTGATTGGTAAATTTTCCTTTCAACCCTCCGAATTGGCCAAGCTTGCTTTTATTTTGGCCTTGTCGCGTTTTTATTCCGAAAAGATTCCTCGCGAAGGGCTTTCTTTTAAAGTGCTGCTGCTGGCGCTGTTGCTTTTGATCTTGCCGACCAGTTTGATTCTTTTGCAGAAAGATTTGGGAGGTTCCTTGTTTTTCATTCTTCTCTTTTTTACCCTTACTTTTTTCACCCCCTTCAAAATTCGTTATGTGCTTCTTATATTTTGCGTGGGGGCCCTCGCTTGTTTTGCTTTGTATCAATGGGGCTTGAAGCCTTATCAGAAAGATCGAATAAAAATTTTCATGAATCCTGAAAAAGATCCACGAGGCAGTGGCTATCATTTGATGCAATCTAAGATTGCGGTGGGTTCCGGGGGTCTGATTGGCAAGGGATATTTAAAAGGCAACATGAACAAACTTAAATTTTTACCCGAAAGACATACCGATTTTATTTTTCCTGTCTTGGCCGAAGAATGGGGGTTTGCGGGGGCTGCCTTGAGCTTGGCCGTGATGCTTATTTTTTTGCTTTTAGGCATCGAGGCCGCCTATCAAACGAAAGATGCCTTTGGTTCTCTGGTGAGCCTGGGGATTGTAGGATTATTTTTTTGGCATCTGGTGATTAACTTGGGAGGGGTACTGGGTTTGCTTCCTCTTACTGGAGTTCCTCTTCCTTTTTTTTCTTATGGAGGATCCTCGGTACTCACCATGATGATGGCGGTGGGTTTGTTGATGAATATTCGGATGGGACGTTACATGTTTTAG
- the mqnC gene encoding dehypoxanthine futalosine cyclase has protein sequence MSSISALYKKIESKQRISPQEAVRLFKDGDLLQLGRLADTLNKEKNQNVIGYVIDRNINYSNVCMLRCKFCAFRRDKGEEGSWEHPLHEIDEKIEDLLTYGGTQILMQGGHHPQWKIEDYTRMLSHIRGKYPQIHIHAFSPPEIDHISRLNKISYEETLRLFKEAGLHSLPGGGAEILVDRIRKKISAGKVSSENWLKVAQTGHELGIRGSATMMFGHVETVEDRVEHLAKVRELQDKTQGFFAFIPWTYVPGNSPMGGEQVGGHDYLKTLAISRIFMDNFQNIQISWLTQGIKMAQIAMQFGGNDMGSTLLEENVVRSTGVPNHTNVPEIHRVIQEWGYTPRQRDTFYNTLQMH, from the coding sequence ATGAGCTCCATTTCCGCTTTGTATAAAAAAATTGAAAGCAAGCAACGCATCAGTCCTCAAGAGGCAGTAAGGCTTTTTAAAGATGGGGATCTGCTGCAACTGGGCCGACTCGCTGACACCCTTAATAAAGAAAAAAATCAAAACGTCATTGGGTATGTGATCGACCGCAATATCAACTACAGCAATGTCTGCATGTTACGTTGTAAATTCTGCGCCTTTCGCCGTGACAAAGGCGAAGAAGGAAGCTGGGAGCATCCCCTGCATGAAATCGATGAGAAGATTGAAGATCTTTTGACTTACGGTGGCACTCAAATTCTGATGCAGGGAGGACACCATCCCCAGTGGAAAATAGAAGACTACACCCGCATGCTCAGTCACATTCGTGGCAAGTATCCACAAATTCATATTCACGCCTTTTCTCCTCCCGAAATTGATCATATCTCGCGCCTGAATAAAATTTCCTACGAAGAAACGCTGCGTCTTTTTAAGGAGGCAGGCCTGCACTCTTTGCCCGGAGGCGGTGCAGAAATTCTGGTCGATCGAATCCGTAAAAAAATTTCTGCCGGAAAGGTAAGCTCCGAGAATTGGCTCAAAGTGGCGCAAACAGGTCATGAATTAGGAATTCGAGGTTCTGCTACCATGATGTTTGGACACGTAGAAACTGTAGAAGATCGCGTGGAACACCTCGCTAAAGTGCGCGAGTTGCAAGACAAGACCCAAGGATTTTTTGCTTTTATCCCTTGGACCTACGTACCCGGCAATTCCCCCATGGGAGGCGAACAAGTGGGTGGTCACGACTATCTCAAAACGTTGGCCATTAGCCGAATCTTTATGGATAACTTCCAAAACATCCAGATTTCCTGGCTCACCCAAGGCATCAAAATGGCTCAAATTGCCATGCAGTTCGGGGGCAATGACATGGGTTCCACCTTGTTGGAAGAAAATGTGGTGCGATCCACCGGAGTACCGAATCATACCAATGTACCGGAGATCCATCGTGTGATTCAAGAGTGGGGCTATACTCCGCGACAAAGAGACACTTTTTATAATACCCTGCAAATGCATTGA
- a CDS encoding amidohydrolase family protein codes for MSSFKLIRVPYLLPISADPIQEAALLIEDDILVSIGRFEEVWKHPQSKTAIQIELPDTVLLPGFVNAHCHLELTALQGLQYPGSFSAWITKLIRAKSDLSVEQIQMGFQRGLAWLLQTGTTTVADHVSVGTDWSLLKKSPLRYQIFLESLGVNPELAEQIYELGEKSEVPHIHLSPHSVHALHPPLLEKLLKSSRPLFSIHLAESKEEEEYFKRGSGKLFEFIREKNPKSWFENLTMSSIQYLNKKKLLSDKILAIHCNYVDDEDIQLLQKHKMSVVHCPSSHAYFGHQRFELEKLRQAGLNIALGTDSLSSGDSLSMLDQVRLARKNYPEIPASEWLRMLTLNGARALKMEREIGSLELGKKADIIGFKFSNFSGILEDLAENVLEKKQVDFILEDT; via the coding sequence ATGTCTTCCTTTAAACTAATCCGCGTTCCCTATCTGCTTCCTATTTCTGCTGACCCAATCCAAGAGGCTGCCTTGCTTATCGAGGACGATATCCTCGTCTCAATCGGTAGATTTGAAGAGGTCTGGAAACATCCTCAAAGTAAAACCGCTATTCAAATAGAACTCCCAGATACTGTGTTGTTGCCTGGTTTTGTCAACGCGCATTGCCATCTGGAACTGACAGCGCTGCAGGGCCTTCAATATCCAGGAAGTTTCAGCGCCTGGATTACAAAGTTAATCCGCGCAAAATCAGACTTGAGTGTAGAGCAGATTCAAATGGGTTTTCAAAGAGGCCTGGCCTGGCTGTTACAGACCGGTACCACGACTGTTGCGGATCATGTCAGTGTGGGGACCGATTGGAGTCTGCTGAAAAAAAGCCCACTTCGTTATCAGATTTTTTTGGAAAGTCTGGGAGTAAATCCAGAATTGGCAGAACAGATTTATGAACTGGGTGAAAAAAGTGAAGTCCCTCACATTCACCTTTCCCCTCATTCGGTGCACGCCCTGCATCCACCTCTTTTGGAAAAGTTATTGAAATCTTCACGCCCTCTTTTCTCCATTCATCTGGCAGAAAGTAAAGAGGAGGAAGAATATTTTAAAAGGGGATCTGGAAAGTTGTTTGAGTTTATTCGGGAGAAAAATCCAAAGTCATGGTTCGAGAACCTCACCATGTCCAGTATTCAATATTTAAACAAAAAAAAATTGCTCTCAGATAAAATCCTTGCGATTCATTGCAACTACGTGGATGACGAAGATATTCAACTGCTTCAAAAACATAAGATGAGCGTCGTCCATTGTCCCAGCTCCCATGCCTATTTTGGACATCAGCGTTTCGAACTGGAAAAGTTAAGACAAGCCGGACTCAATATCGCCTTGGGAACGGATTCTCTCAGCTCAGGGGATTCTCTTTCGATGCTCGATCAAGTGCGTCTGGCCCGAAAAAATTATCCGGAAATTCCGGCCAGCGAATGGTTGAGAATGCTGACCCTGAATGGAGCCCGAGCCCTAAAAATGGAAAGAGAAATTGGAAGTTTGGAGCTAGGAAAAAAAGCCGATATCATTGGTTTTAAATTTTCAAATTTTTCTGGTATTCTGGAAGATCTGGCGGAGAATGTTTTGGAAAAGAAACAAGTGGATTTTATATTGGAGGACACATGA